Below is a genomic region from Pseudomonas extremaustralis.
CGGTTCAACAACCCGTGCACCACCAGAAACAACACGTACGCGATGCCCATCAGCACCAGCAGCGTGGGCAGGAAGACCCCGCTGATATCCAGATCACCGATCATAAAGGCGCTCCATCAGGCAGCGGCGCCTCCACGTCGGTGCCGCCAATGAATTCCACGCCGGGCAACAACGCCAGGCGCAGGCCAGCCAGCGCATGCAACAGGTGCAGGCGGGTGTCGTCTCGCAGGCCCTGGTCGCTGAGGGCGCGGCGCGTGCGGTCGAGGGTCATCAGCAGACCACCCGGCGCAGGCAAGCGTTCACCCGCCTTGAGACAAGCCTTGTAGTAACCGCCCACGCCTTCGACCGCCTGCTCGAGCAGCACCCGTGGCACGCCGTGGATGCGCGGCGAGTAGGCCAGCAGGTCGAGCAGGTTCAGCGCCACACTCAGATCGCGCAGGGCGACACCGCTGTCCTGGCCGATGATGGCCAGGCGCGGCAGGTGTTGCATCAGGCGGTCGAGCATCTGCGCGGCCAGGTGACGGTGTTCGGCCAGGGTCGCCGGTTCGGTCAGGCTGACGATGTCGTGCCAGCTGAACCGGGTCATGCGCTTGGCGGCCAGTTCGGCACCGAAGGGCCGCGCGATCAGCGTCCACACAAAGGCGAACAGCAGGCCCACCGGCCCGGCCAGGTTGACGTTGGTGAAGTTGAGGAAGTCGGCGTCATAGGCACCCTGGATGCTGATGAACGACGAGGTGTTCACCAGCGTCAGCAACATGCCCAGGTAGAACCGCGGCTGCACCGTCAGCGTGCCAATGCAGATAAACGGCACGGCGAACCCCAGCACCAGCATGGGAAAGTCGTGCAGGTTGGGCAGTACCAGGAACAGATACAGGCTGGCGAACAGCACCGACATGGCGGTCCAGA
It encodes:
- a CDS encoding DUF1656 domain-containing protein, with product MIGDLDISGVFLPTLLVLMGIAYVLFLVVHGLLNRVHFYRLVWHRALFNVGLYALLLGAVDSLSRYLMT